A segment of the Rhizobium sp. ZPR4 genome:
CGATCCGCGCGATGCGGAACTGCGCGCCATCCTGCGCAGACGGTTGAATGGCGATCCCTATCCGGTGTCTGGTCGAAAAAGATCGCTGGTGATCGGGGCGGCGGCCGAGCAGGCGGAAGATGTCCCACATGCCTACCGCTCAGAACGCCGCGAGATGCCGGAGCCATCATCGGAGCCCATGCCCGATTTGCTGGAATTCGTGCCCGATCTGCTGGAAGGCATGCGGGAGCTTCCGCGACAGGCCGCCCCTGCTCCAATTGTCGTTGAACACGTATCTCGGGCCGGACGCTGGTCCCTCAGCTTCGGCGCTCTCTGTTTCATCGCTGCAACCGCGCTGACGGGAGCGGCCATTCCCACCTTGCTTGCCCCGCCGCCGCTCTATGTGTCGCAGGCCGTTCTGCATGCGGACGGCGAAGGTAGGGGGCGCCAGGCCCTGTTGGATGTCGCGGCGAAGCGCGTCGTTGCCCCGTCCGTATTGTCCGACATTGTTGCCAGGATGAAGCTTGATCGCGATCCGGAGTTTACCGGCAGTCGCGCAGGTGCCCTCGGGGTTGCCGTCGAGCTGCTCTCCGGCAGCGGTAATGCATCCGATGCGCCGTCACGTGCTCAAGCAACGCTGCGCAAAGATATTGCCGTCGATATCGATGGTCAGGCGGGCCTGCTGCGCCTGATCGTTACGTCGAGCGATCCCGCCAGGTCGGCCGATATTGCCAACCGGCTTGTTATCGCCACTCTCTATGATCCCGCTGTTGCAAAGGCGGCCGGTACGTCGCGTGGGACCGAAACGGCGTCTGATCGAAGCCGCAAGGAACTCGATCACGCCTCCGCCACCCTTGCCGAATTCAAGGCGCGCTACGGCGAAGACAAGATTGCGGCGGCGGCGGCGCTCCAGCAGCAGCGTCAGCAGCTGGATGTGCAGATAAAGGCAGCCGATCTGGCGGTACGCACCGCCAAGGCCCGTCTTGCAGCCGTCAAATCGGCGACGCCGGCATCGGTGCTGACCGGTGCATTGTCAGGCGATCTTTCATCGCCCGGGCTTGATGATCTGCGCAGCCGCTACAACGCTGCCAAGTCGCAGCTGACTCAGCTTTCCGTGCAGCTCGGCCCGCGCCATCCTCGACTGCTTGCGCAGCAGGCAACGGTCGACGATCTCGCGGCGAATATGCGCAGCCAGCTACAGCGGCTGGCTGTCAGCAGCGAAGCGGACGTGAAAGCGGCTCTTGAGAAACAGGCGTCTCTTTCGGCGCAAATGACGGCGGCCAGTCAGGCGGTGGGCGATGTCGACCTCGGCCATCTTGCACAGTTGCAGGATGCCGTCGCGACGGCACAGAGCCGCTACGAGGCCGACCAGCAGAATGCCGCCATGACGGTGTCTGAAGTCAGGCCGCCGCTGACCGTGCTGTCTCAGGCCGTCGCGTCCGCTGCGCCGCTGGATGATCATCTCGCGAGCAATCAGGCCACCGGCTTCCTCGTAGGTCTCTGCCTGGCATTTTGCGCTGTATTCCTGCGCAAGTGGCTGGCTGATGCGGAGCCGACGGAAGAGCATGCGACCGACGAAAGCATCATGCCGGCAGCCCGCGCTTTGCATCATGACGGTGATAATGAGCTGCCGCCGTTGCCCGACATCGGACCTGAACCATCGGCTGTTCTTGTTTCTGATGGTACAGATCAGCTCGACATCGCGGACGAATGGGTCCGCATCCAGCAGGAGCTTGCATCCCTGCGCGCCAAGGTCGAAACCTACGCGGTGCGCCGGCATCAGGATCGCGACTGAGCGCCTCATCGTTTTCCCTTGCAATTACCGCTTTCAGACACCATAGGGCGTTTGCAGGCAATTCCGTCGGGCGGAGGGCCTGTAGATTGCCACCGAATTCATGATCGGGAGACGAGCGTGACGACAGTGATCGACGGGAAACAAGCGGCGGCATCGGTGATCGAGGCCGTGAAGGCTGCAGCGGTTGGGCTTGAAGACGGGGCCGGCGTGAAGACCGGACTTGCGGTCGTCATCGTCGGCGATGATCCGGCCAGCCACACCTATGTCGGCGCCAAGGGCCGCATGGCCAGGGAATGCGGCTTCAACTCCATCCAGCACACGCTGCCGGCCGAGACGACGCAGGAAGAATTGGCAAAGCTCGTGGCCTCGCTGAATGACGATCCGTCCATCCACGGCATTCTCGTGCAGCTGCCGCTGCCGAAGCATCTTAATTCCGATGCGATCATCCAGTCGATCAAGCCGGAGAAGGATGTCGACGGGTTGCATGTGGTCAATGCCGGCAAGCTGGCAACCGGCGATCTCGAAACCGGGCTGATCTCGTGTACGCCGGCCGGCGCCATGCTTTTGGTGCGCTCCATCCATGGCGAGGACCTGTCGGGTCTGAACGCCGTGGTCATCGGCCGCTCCAATCTGTTCGGCAAGCCGATGGCGCAATTGCTGCTTTCTGCCAATGCGACGGTCACGACGGCGCATTCGCGCACGAAGGATCTCGCCTCTGTCGCAAAGGGTGCCGATATTCTGGTGGCGGCTGTGGGCCGTCCGGAGATGGTGAAGGCTAATTGGGTGAAGCCGGGTGCGACCGTCATCGATGTCGGCATCAACCGCATCGACGCACCGGAGCGGGGCGAGGGCAAGAGCCGTCTTGTCGGCGATGTTGCCTATGGCGAAGTCTCCGAAGTCGCCGCCGCCATCACGCCGGTTCCGGGCGGTGTCGGTCCGATGACGATCGCCATGCTGATGGCCAATACCGTCATCGCTGCCCATCGCTCAGCCGGCAAAAAGCCGCCGAGGTTTTAAGCCGGTGCGACGCCGGTCGAGGCGCGCACGATCAACTCGGCCTTCCATAATTCCTGAGCCGGAAATGTCTCCGTATGCTTGATTTCGCCGATCAGCCGTTCGGCGATGCGCACGCCCGCCGCCCGCAGCGACGAGCGGGTTGTCGTCAGCGGCACGGTGAAGTTTTCCGGCTTGAGCAAGGTCAGCACGTCGTCATGGGCGATCATCGAGATGTCCTCGCCAAGCCTGAGCTTTGCCTGGTTGATGGCGCGAACGGCGCCGAGCGCCAGCACGGTACTGGAGCAGAGCACTGCTGTCGGCCGCTTGTCCTTCTCCATCTGCAGGATGCGTTCCATGACGAGCAGGCCCTGTTCGTCCGTCATCGGCGTATGGCTGGTGCAAGCTTCGTCGAGCGCCAGACCACGTTCGGCAAGGGCTGCATCCACGCCGTTCTTCCGGCGAATGGCGAAATCGAGGTAGATCGGCCCGTTCAGAAGAGCGAAACGCCGATGTCCGAGTTGCAGCAGCAGCTTCGTGGCGTCGTAGAAAGCGGCTTCATTGTCGAGGTCGAGGAAGGGATAGTCCGGCTCCGAGCCGATCGAACGCCCGTGGACGAGAAAAGGCATGGATAGCGTTTTCAGCATCTCCAGCCGTGGGTCGTGGCCGCGCATATAGTTGACGAACAGCGCATCGACATTGCCGCTGGCTGCGAGCCGTCGCAAGGCACCGACCTCATCGTTCGGATCGGCGGGCGTCAGGACGAAATGGAAATCGTGCCGCAGGGCTTCTTCTCCCAGCCCCGTCAGGAACTCCGAGAAATGCACGTCCGATGAATTTCCGGGGGATGTCGGCATGACGAGCCCGATCGAGCCGGCCTTGCCGGTCGCAAGTCTTTGGGCTGCCTTGTTCGGTCGATAGCCGGTTTCCCGAACCGCTTTGAGAACGCGCTCGCGGGTCTCGCGATTGACCTCCGGATATCCGTTCAAAGCCCGGCTGACTGTCGTCTGCGACAGCCCGAGCATTTGCGATAGCTGTTTCAGATTCACGGTATTTCGGCTCCTCCAACTGCCTGCCGCTACGATGCCGAGACAACCTCCCGAAAAGTCTCAGGCTTTCAAAGCGCTTTCAATTATGTAGCAGGAGAAGTGCGGGAGACAAGATAATTAGCAAAAAATCGACATGCATTCTATGCTGCAGTGCGAGAATTGCTGTGCATACCGGCCCAAATCTGAAAATCACTTGACTTTATCCCGCGCTCAATGGATGAGAGAGGTAGCCAAAGCGCTTTGAGGAATGGGGCGCGCAGCACAAAACAGTGCCTGGGCTCATGGGTTTCGTTATTTGGGAGGACAACCGCATGAAAAAAATGTTTTTGATGACCGTCGCTGCCGCTGCTTTGATGGCCGGTACGGCGATGGCTGCCGATCTGAAGTTCCAGCCCGGTCAGGACTCCAAGTTCAACTGGAAGAGCTATGACGACTTCAAGGCGGCACATGCCGACCTGAAGGGTGAGACGCTGACCATCTTCGGCCCCTGGCGCGGTGAGGACGAGGCTCTCTTCACCAGCGTCCTCAACTACTTCACCGAAGCGACCGGCGTGAACGCCAAATATTCGTCCTCGGAAAACTACGAGCAGCAGATCGTCATCGACACGCAGGCCGGCTCGCCGCCGAACGTCGCCATCCTGCCGCAGCCGGGTCTGTTCGCCAACCTCGCCAGCAAGGGCTACCTGACGCCGCTCGGCGATGATCTCGCAAGCTGGGTCAAGAGCAATTACGGCGCCGGCGACAGCTGGGTCGGCTACGGCACCTACAAGGGCAAGGACGGCAAGGACGCCTTCTATGCCTTCCCCTACAAGGCCGATCTGAAGTCTCTCGTCTGGTACGTGCCTGAGAATTTCGAGGAAGCCGGCTACAAGGTTCCGACGACCATGGAGGACCTGATCAAGCTTTCGGATCAGATCGTCAAGGACGGTGGTACCCCCTGGTGCATCGGCCTCGGTTCGGGCGGCGCCACCGGCTGGCCGGCGACTGACTGGGTCGAAGATCTGATGCTGCGCCTGAACACGCCGCAGGATTACGATCATTGGGTCGATAACTCGCTGAAGTTCAACGACCCGAAGGTCGTCGCCGCCATCGAGGAATTCGGCAAATTCGCGAAGAACCCGAAATATGTCGCCGGTGGTGTTGCGGCCGTTGCTTCGACGGACTTCCGCGACAGCCCGAAGGGCCTCTTCTCGGTTCCGCCGAAGTGCTACATGCACAAGCAGGCCTCGTTCATCCCGTCCTTCTTCCCGGAAGGCACCAAGCTCGGTCAGGATGCGGACTTCTTCTACTTCCCGCCCTATGCCGCGCATCCTGAACTCGGCAAGCCGGTAGAGGGCGCAGGTACGCTGGCCGCCATTACCAAGGACTCCAAGGCCGCTCGCGCTTTCGTCCAGTTCCTGCAGACGCCGATCGCCCAGGAAATCTGGATGGCGCAGTCCGGCTTCCTGACGCCGTACAAGGGTGTCAATACCGCAGCCTACGCCAATGACACGCTGCGCAAGGAAGGCGAGATCCTGACCACGGCCACCACCTTCCGCTTCGACGGTTCGGACCTGATGCCCGGCAAGATCGGCGCAGGCTCGTTCTGGACCGGCATGGTGGACTTCGTCGGCGGCAAGTCCGCACAGGATGTTGCCGACGGGATCCAGAAGTCCTGGGACGCCATCAAGTAAGACATCATAGCCTGAGCGCCGCCGGCAGCTCGCCGGCGGCGCCATACAGCATATGACGGCCCGCCCTCATGCGTGGCCGATGTCGGACTGGTGGACCAAAGCAGGTAAATTCGGGGAGGGAATGAATGATTTCGCAGATCGTGTCGGCGATTGGCGCCATGATATTTGGCGTTGCCATTTGCGCCGCTTATTTCTGGTTCTCCAACAAGCTCTTGGACTTGATTTTCCCGGCGCGGGAGGGCGACGACGTCCATCAGGCGGCCGTCAATCTTCGTCGCCGCGGCTTGATCCGCCCCTGGCTGTTCCTCGGGCCTGCTCTTTTCCTGCTCGTCGTCTATCTCGTCTATCCGGTAGTCGCGACGCTCATCCTGTCTTTCTATGGACCTGATGGCAGCCAGTTCGTCGGTGGTGCCAACTACGTCTGGGCCTTCAACGACACCGAATTCCGCCAGTCGATCTTCAACAACATTCTCTGGCTGGCTGTGGTTCCGGCCGCCTGCACCTTCTTCGGCTTGGTGATCGCCGTCATGACCGACCGCATCTGGTGGGGCAATATCGCCAAGGCCGTCATCTTCATGCCGATGGCGATCTCCTTTGTCGGCGCTTCGGTCATCTGGAAGTTCATCTACGAATATCGCGGCGGCACGGATGCGCAGATCGGCCTTCTGAACGCCGTCGTCCAGCTGTTCGGCGGCACGCCGGAAGTCTGGATCACCATTCCCTTCTGGAACAATTTCTTCCTGATGGTCATGCTGATCTGGATCCAGACCGGCTTTGCCATGGTCATTCTCTCGGCCGCCTTGCGCGGTATTCCGGAAGAAACCATCGAAGCGGCCGTCATCGACGGCGCCAATGGCTGGCAGATTTTCTGGAAGATCATGGTCCCGCAGGTCTGGGGCACGATCGCCACCGTCTGGACCACCATCACCATCCTCGTGCTCAAGGTCTTCGACATCGTGCTCACCATGACCAACGGCCAGTGGAACACGATGGTGCTTGCCAACCTGATGTTCAACTGGATGTTCCGTGGCGGCGGCGACAGCGGCCGAAGCGCTGTTATCGCGCTCGTCATCATGGTCGCGGTGACGCCGATCATGATCTGGAACATCCGTCGTGCAAACGCTGAGACGAAGGGACGCTGACATGATTGGAAATCTCGGTCGCATCGGTCCCGCTCGCATCTTCGTTCACGCCGCGGTGCTGCTCATCGTCCTCATCTGGCTGCTGCCGACGCTCGGCATTTTCGTCACCGCGCTTCGTGACAAGGATCAGATTGTCGTTTCCGGCTGGTGGACGGCGTTTGCCGGCTCCTCGCGCACGACGGCCGCCCGCCTCGATGGCCCGGACAAGGCCAAGCCCGATGGCGCGAATTTCGTGATTTCGGGCACGCTTGCCGTCGAAGGCGGCGGCAAGATCCAGTCTTTCGGCCTGCGCGTGCAGGAACCGGCCGCCTACAAGGCTGGTTCTCCCGCTGAGTTGGAGAACGGCGAAACGCTGACGATCAATTCCGATGGCAGCTATCGCTATCAGAAGAACGGTGCATTCGAAGCCGATGCACGCGCCAAGCGCGTCTACCTCACCGTCGCGACGCCGCCGCAATTCACGTTCGACAACTATCGCAGCGTGCTCGGCGGCGAGGGCATCGGCCAGTCCTTCATCAACTCGCTGACGGTGACGATCCCCGCGACCGTCATCCCGATCCTGATTGCCGCCTTTGCCGCTTACGCGCTCGCCTGGATGGAGTTCCCCGGCCGCGCGATTCTGATCGCGCTCGTCGTCGGCCTGATCGTCGTGCCGCTGCAGATGTCGCTGATCCCGCTTTTGCGCATCTACAATGAAATCGGCCAGATCTTCGGTGTGCCATCGAAAACCTATCCGGGCATCTGGATGGCGCACACGGCCTTTGGTCTGCCGCTCGCCATATATCTCCTGCGCAATTATATTGCCGGCCTGCCCAAGGAGATCATCGAATCCGCCCGCGTCGATGGCGCCAGCGATTTCGACATCTTCGTCAAGATCATCCTGCCGCTGTCCTTCCCGGCGCTGGCCTCCTTCGCGATCTTCCAGTTCCTCTGGGTGTGGAACGATCTGTTGATTGCGATGGTGTTCCTCGGCACCGACAAGGATCACCTGGTCCTGACGGCTGCCTTGAATGCACTGCTCGGTTCGCGCGGCGGCAATTGGGAAATCCTGACGGCATCGGCTTTCGTCACCATCATTATTCCGCTCCTCGTCTTCTTCGGTCTGCAGCGCTATCTCGTGCGCGGTCTGCTCGCCGGGTCGGTGAAGGGGGGCTGATTCAAGAACACGCACTTATACAGGACCCATTCAGCATGAGCATTGCCCCTCAATCGGCTTTAGAAGTTGACAAGGACTGGTGGCGCGGCGCCGTGATCTATCAGATCTATCCGCGCTCCTATCAGGACTCCAACGGCGACGGCATCGGCGATCTCAAGGGGATCGCCGCCCGCCTGCCGCATGTGGCCGCACTCGGTGTCGATGCGATCTGGATTTCGCCGTTCTTCACCTCGCCGATGCGCGATTTCGGCTATGACGTTTCGAACTACGAGGATGTCGATCCGATCTTCGGTTCGCTCGCCGATTTCGATGCTATGATGACGGAAGCCCATCGCCTCGGCATCAAGGTGATGATCGATCTCGTGCTGTCGCACAGTTCCGATCGCCATCCCTGGTTCGTCGAAAGCCGCTCGAGCAAGGACAATCCCAAGGCTGACTGGTACGTCTGGACCGATGCTAAGCCGGATGGCACGCCGCCCAACAACTGGCTGTCGATCTTCGGCGGCTCTGCCTGGGCGTGGGATCCGACCCGCATGCAATATTACCTGCATAACTTCCTGACCTCGCAGCCGGATATGAACCTTCATAATCCGGAGGTGCAGGACCGGCTGCTGGATGTCGTCCGTTTCTGGCTCGACCGCGGCGTCGACGGCTTCCGTCTCGATACCATCAACTTCTATTTCCACGACAAGGAACTGCGCGATAATCCCGCCCTGGACCCGTCGCGCCGCAATGCGTCCACGGCGCCGGCAGTCAATCCCTATAACTTCCAGGAACACCTCTACGACAAGAACCGTCCCGAGAACCTGGCGTTCCTGAAGCGCTTCCGCGCCGTGCTCGACGAATATCCGGCTATTGCCGCCGTCGGCGAAGTTGGCGACAGCCAGCGCGGCCTCGAAATCGTCGGCGAATACACGTCCGGCGGCGACAAGATGCACATGTGCTACGCCTTCGAATTCCTGGCGCCGGACGCGCTTTCGCCGGATCGGGTAGAAGAGGTGATGAATGATTTCGATGCGGCAGCGCGGGAAGGCTGGGCCTGCTGGGCCTTCTCCAACCACGACGTCGTGCGCCATGTCAGCCGCTGGGGCAATCTGGTCGCCGATCGCGATGCCTTCGCCAAGCTCTATGCGGCACTGCTGCTCACCCTGCGCGGCTCCGTATGCATCTATCAAGGCGAAGAACTGGCACTGACGGAAGCCGATCTTGCCTATCAGGATCTGCAGGACCCCTATGGCATTCAGTTCTGGCCGGAGTTCAAGGGCCGCGACGGTTGCCGCACGCCGATGGTCTGGGACAGCCAGGTTGCGCAGGGTGGCTTTTCCACCGTCAAGCCGTGGCTGCCGGTGCCGGTCGAACACATTCTGCGCGCCGTCAGCGTCCAGCAGGGCGATGAAAATTCGGTGTTGGAGCAGTACCGCCGCTTCCTCGCCTTCCGCAAGCAGCATCCGGCCTTCGCCAAGGGCGAGATCGCGTTTTCGGAACCGCAGGGCGACGTGTTGATCTATGCCCGCGCATATGCAGGCGAAACCATTCTCTGCGCCTTCAACATGAGCCCGGTCGAAACGCTGGCGGCACTGCCTGATGGTAATTGGCAGGCATTGACGGGACACGGCTTTACCAGCAACAACTACGGCAACAAGATCGATATTCCGGCCTGGGGCGCTTATTTCGCGCGTCTTGCCTGACCTTTGGGAGGAGGGAGCATAATGACGGGACTTGTTCTGAAGGATATCAAGAAATCCTACGGCAGCGTGCATGTGCTGCACGGCATCGATCTGGAGATCAACGAGGGCGAATTCATCGTCTTTGTCGGCCCCTCCGGCTGCGGCAAGTCCACCTTGCTCAGGATGATCGCAGGGCTGGAGAGCATTACTGCGGGCGATATGATGATTGCCGGCCAGAAGGTGAATGAGGTGCCGCCGTCGCGGCGCGGCATCGCCATGGTCTTCCAGTCCTACGCGCTCTATCCGCATATGACCGTCTACGACAACATGGCCTTCGGCATGCGCATTGCCGGCGAAAGCAAGCAGGAGATCGACCGTCGCGTCCGCGCGGCGGCGGCAAGTCTGCAGCTC
Coding sequences within it:
- a CDS encoding sugar ABC transporter permease — protein: MISQIVSAIGAMIFGVAICAAYFWFSNKLLDLIFPAREGDDVHQAAVNLRRRGLIRPWLFLGPALFLLVVYLVYPVVATLILSFYGPDGSQFVGGANYVWAFNDTEFRQSIFNNILWLAVVPAACTFFGLVIAVMTDRIWWGNIAKAVIFMPMAISFVGASVIWKFIYEYRGGTDAQIGLLNAVVQLFGGTPEVWITIPFWNNFFLMVMLIWIQTGFAMVILSAALRGIPEETIEAAVIDGANGWQIFWKIMVPQVWGTIATVWTTITILVLKVFDIVLTMTNGQWNTMVLANLMFNWMFRGGGDSGRSAVIALVIMVAVTPIMIWNIRRANAETKGR
- a CDS encoding substrate-binding domain-containing protein gives rise to the protein MNLKQLSQMLGLSQTTVSRALNGYPEVNRETRERVLKAVRETGYRPNKAAQRLATGKAGSIGLVMPTSPGNSSDVHFSEFLTGLGEEALRHDFHFVLTPADPNDEVGALRRLAASGNVDALFVNYMRGHDPRLEMLKTLSMPFLVHGRSIGSEPDYPFLDLDNEAAFYDATKLLLQLGHRRFALLNGPIYLDFAIRRKNGVDAALAERGLALDEACTSHTPMTDEQGLLVMERILQMEKDKRPTAVLCSSTVLALGAVRAINQAKLRLGEDISMIAHDDVLTLLKPENFTVPLTTTRSSLRAAGVRIAERLIGEIKHTETFPAQELWKAELIVRASTGVAPA
- a CDS encoding ABC transporter substrate-binding protein, with product MKKMFLMTVAAAALMAGTAMAADLKFQPGQDSKFNWKSYDDFKAAHADLKGETLTIFGPWRGEDEALFTSVLNYFTEATGVNAKYSSSENYEQQIVIDTQAGSPPNVAILPQPGLFANLASKGYLTPLGDDLASWVKSNYGAGDSWVGYGTYKGKDGKDAFYAFPYKADLKSLVWYVPENFEEAGYKVPTTMEDLIKLSDQIVKDGGTPWCIGLGSGGATGWPATDWVEDLMLRLNTPQDYDHWVDNSLKFNDPKVVAAIEEFGKFAKNPKYVAGGVAAVASTDFRDSPKGLFSVPPKCYMHKQASFIPSFFPEGTKLGQDADFFYFPPYAAHPELGKPVEGAGTLAAITKDSKAARAFVQFLQTPIAQEIWMAQSGFLTPYKGVNTAAYANDTLRKEGEILTTATTFRFDGSDLMPGKIGAGSFWTGMVDFVGGKSAQDVADGIQKSWDAIK
- a CDS encoding carbohydrate ABC transporter permease, whose translation is MIGNLGRIGPARIFVHAAVLLIVLIWLLPTLGIFVTALRDKDQIVVSGWWTAFAGSSRTTAARLDGPDKAKPDGANFVISGTLAVEGGGKIQSFGLRVQEPAAYKAGSPAELENGETLTINSDGSYRYQKNGAFEADARAKRVYLTVATPPQFTFDNYRSVLGGEGIGQSFINSLTVTIPATVIPILIAAFAAYALAWMEFPGRAILIALVVGLIVVPLQMSLIPLLRIYNEIGQIFGVPSKTYPGIWMAHTAFGLPLAIYLLRNYIAGLPKEIIESARVDGASDFDIFVKIILPLSFPALASFAIFQFLWVWNDLLIAMVFLGTDKDHLVLTAALNALLGSRGGNWEILTASAFVTIIIPLLVFFGLQRYLVRGLLAGSVKGG
- the folD gene encoding bifunctional methylenetetrahydrofolate dehydrogenase/methenyltetrahydrofolate cyclohydrolase FolD, with translation MTTVIDGKQAAASVIEAVKAAAVGLEDGAGVKTGLAVVIVGDDPASHTYVGAKGRMARECGFNSIQHTLPAETTQEELAKLVASLNDDPSIHGILVQLPLPKHLNSDAIIQSIKPEKDVDGLHVVNAGKLATGDLETGLISCTPAGAMLLVRSIHGEDLSGLNAVVIGRSNLFGKPMAQLLLSANATVTTAHSRTKDLASVAKGADILVAAVGRPEMVKANWVKPGATVIDVGINRIDAPERGEGKSRLVGDVAYGEVSEVAAAITPVPGGVGPMTIAMLMANTVIAAHRSAGKKPPRF
- a CDS encoding alpha-glucosidase; this translates as MSIAPQSALEVDKDWWRGAVIYQIYPRSYQDSNGDGIGDLKGIAARLPHVAALGVDAIWISPFFTSPMRDFGYDVSNYEDVDPIFGSLADFDAMMTEAHRLGIKVMIDLVLSHSSDRHPWFVESRSSKDNPKADWYVWTDAKPDGTPPNNWLSIFGGSAWAWDPTRMQYYLHNFLTSQPDMNLHNPEVQDRLLDVVRFWLDRGVDGFRLDTINFYFHDKELRDNPALDPSRRNASTAPAVNPYNFQEHLYDKNRPENLAFLKRFRAVLDEYPAIAAVGEVGDSQRGLEIVGEYTSGGDKMHMCYAFEFLAPDALSPDRVEEVMNDFDAAAREGWACWAFSNHDVVRHVSRWGNLVADRDAFAKLYAALLLTLRGSVCIYQGEELALTEADLAYQDLQDPYGIQFWPEFKGRDGCRTPMVWDSQVAQGGFSTVKPWLPVPVEHILRAVSVQQGDENSVLEQYRRFLAFRKQHPAFAKGEIAFSEPQGDVLIYARAYAGETILCAFNMSPVETLAALPDGNWQALTGHGFTSNNYGNKIDIPAWGAYFARLA
- a CDS encoding succinoglycan biosynthesis transport protein: MFESKARTGFHPDDAETQEVSRRSGRHISPYGEDDDLRGVSDLRAANSDDPRDAELRAILRRRLNGDPYPVSGRKRSLVIGAAAEQAEDVPHAYRSERREMPEPSSEPMPDLLEFVPDLLEGMRELPRQAAPAPIVVEHVSRAGRWSLSFGALCFIAATALTGAAIPTLLAPPPLYVSQAVLHADGEGRGRQALLDVAAKRVVAPSVLSDIVARMKLDRDPEFTGSRAGALGVAVELLSGSGNASDAPSRAQATLRKDIAVDIDGQAGLLRLIVTSSDPARSADIANRLVIATLYDPAVAKAAGTSRGTETASDRSRKELDHASATLAEFKARYGEDKIAAAAALQQQRQQLDVQIKAADLAVRTAKARLAAVKSATPASVLTGALSGDLSSPGLDDLRSRYNAAKSQLTQLSVQLGPRHPRLLAQQATVDDLAANMRSQLQRLAVSSEADVKAALEKQASLSAQMTAASQAVGDVDLGHLAQLQDAVATAQSRYEADQQNAAMTVSEVRPPLTVLSQAVASAAPLDDHLASNQATGFLVGLCLAFCAVFLRKWLADAEPTEEHATDESIMPAARALHHDGDNELPPLPDIGPEPSAVLVSDGTDQLDIADEWVRIQQELASLRAKVETYAVRRHQDRD